The proteins below come from a single Geobacillus thermoleovorans genomic window:
- a CDS encoding homocysteine synthase, protein MSNEQTFRPETLAIHAGQKPDAETGARAVPIYQTSSYVFRDSEHAANLFGLKEEGFIYTRIMNPTNDVLEKRIAALEGGIGALALSSGQAAVFYSIINIASAGDEIVSSSSIYGGTYNLFAHTLRKFGITVKFVDPSDPENFERAITDKTKALFAETIGNPKNDVLDIEAVADIAHRHAIPLIVDNTVASPYLLRPIEFGADIVVHSATKFIGGHGNSIGGVIVDSGKFDWKGSGKFPEFTEPDPSYHGLVYVDAVGEAAYITKARIQLLRDLGAALSPFNAFLLLQGLETLHLRMQRHSENALAVAKFLEEEEAVESVSYPGLPSHPSHELAKKYLPNGQGAIVTFEIKGGVEAGKKLIDSVKLFSHLANIGDSKSLIIHPASTTHEQLTPEEQLSAGVTPGLVRLSVGTEAIDDILDDLRQAIRQSQTVGVK, encoded by the coding sequence ATGAGCAATGAACAAACCTTCCGCCCGGAGACGCTCGCCATCCACGCCGGGCAAAAACCGGATGCGGAAACGGGCGCGCGGGCGGTGCCGATTTACCAAACAAGCTCATATGTGTTCCGCGACAGCGAGCACGCGGCCAATTTGTTTGGTTTGAAAGAGGAAGGTTTTATTTATACGCGCATTATGAACCCAACGAACGATGTGCTTGAAAAACGGATCGCGGCGCTTGAAGGCGGGATCGGGGCGCTTGCGCTCTCATCAGGGCAGGCGGCGGTGTTTTATTCGATCATCAACATCGCCTCGGCGGGCGATGAAATCGTCTCGTCCTCGTCCATTTACGGCGGCACGTACAACTTGTTCGCCCATACGCTGCGCAAGTTTGGCATTACGGTGAAGTTTGTCGATCCGTCCGATCCGGAAAACTTTGAGCGGGCGATCACCGACAAAACGAAAGCCTTGTTTGCGGAAACGATCGGCAACCCGAAAAACGATGTGCTCGACATCGAAGCGGTGGCCGACATCGCCCATCGCCACGCCATTCCGCTCATTGTCGACAACACGGTGGCCAGTCCATACTTATTGCGGCCGATTGAATTCGGCGCCGATATCGTCGTCCACTCAGCGACGAAGTTCATCGGCGGGCACGGCAATTCGATCGGCGGTGTGATTGTGGACAGCGGCAAGTTTGACTGGAAAGGGAGCGGCAAGTTTCCGGAGTTCACCGAGCCAGACCCAAGCTACCACGGTTTGGTGTATGTGGACGCCGTCGGCGAAGCGGCGTACATCACGAAAGCGCGCATCCAGCTCTTGCGCGACTTAGGGGCAGCGCTGTCGCCGTTTAATGCGTTTTTGCTTTTGCAAGGATTAGAGACGCTTCACTTGCGGATGCAGCGTCATAGCGAAAATGCGCTCGCTGTTGCTAAGTTTTTGGAAGAGGAAGAAGCCGTCGAATCCGTCAGCTATCCAGGGCTTCCAAGCCATCCGTCACATGAACTCGCGAAAAAGTATTTGCCAAACGGGCAAGGTGCGATCGTTACGTTTGAAATCAAAGGCGGCGTCGAAGCCGGGAAAAAATTGATCGACTCGGTGAAGCTGTTCTCGCATTTGGCCAACATCGGCGATTCGAAATCGCTCATCATCCACCCAGCCAGCACGACGCATGAGCAGCTGACCCCGGAAGAACAGCTGTCCGCCGGCGTCACCCCAGGCCTTGTGCGCCTGTCTGTCGGCACCGAAGCGATCGACGATATTTTGGACGACTTGCGCCAAGCCATTCGCCAGAGTCAGACGGTGGGGGTGAAATAG
- a CDS encoding ABC transporter permease, whose protein sequence is MELLQTFIERKNDIWIAFQEHVLLSAIAMSIAIVIAVPLGVVLTRYRKLAEPIIGIAAIIQTIPSLALLGFMLPIFGIGKLPAIIALTLYALLPILRNTYTGILGVDPTLVDAGRGMGMTSRQILWMVELPLSLPVIMAGVRTATVLTIGVAALATFIGAGGLGDLIDRGLRIADKNLILAGAIPAAMLAIVFDWLLRKVEKKVTPKGL, encoded by the coding sequence ATGGAATTATTGCAGACGTTTATCGAACGAAAGAATGATATTTGGATCGCCTTTCAAGAACATGTGCTCTTATCCGCCATCGCTATGAGCATTGCGATCGTCATAGCCGTGCCGCTCGGTGTGGTGTTGACGCGGTATCGCAAACTCGCCGAGCCGATTATCGGCATTGCCGCCATCATCCAAACGATTCCGAGCTTGGCGTTGCTTGGGTTTATGCTGCCGATTTTCGGCATCGGCAAACTGCCGGCGATTATCGCCTTGACGCTTTATGCCCTATTGCCGATTTTGCGTAACACGTACACGGGCATTCTCGGCGTTGACCCGACGCTCGTTGACGCCGGACGAGGGATGGGGATGACATCGCGGCAAATTTTATGGATGGTCGAGCTTCCCCTCTCGCTTCCCGTCATTATGGCCGGCGTGCGCACCGCGACGGTGCTGACGATCGGCGTCGCCGCCTTAGCGACGTTTATCGGCGCCGGCGGGCTTGGCGACTTGATCGACCGCGGTCTGCGCATCGCCGACAAAAACTTAATTTTAGCCGGCGCCATCCCAGCCGCCATGTTGGCGATTGTGTTTGACTGGCTGCTGCGCAAAGTGGAAAAGAAAGTGACGCCCAAGGGGCTGTAA